tactttttataaCTATTCTGAGAACGTAAGCTAATGgaaataaatacacatttttctaaatttgaTTGGTTTACTTACATTCTCGTATAAGGCCTCTTAAGTAACTAAACTTTACAGAAAACTGACAAAGGTTGACGTCGGTGCCAAATTTGACTTTTATGCgacaattcattaaaaaatcattttgcaaAGCACTTAATGTGAATATATATCCGAGAAATAAAACccaacatatgtatgtatattgcaTAATATCCCTTAACTTTTAATTCATCTTATTTaagaaaaatgtgtgtgtgcattacTGGTGATTATGTCCAAATGTTATAATTAGGGGAAGCAGTGCGCCGCAAATCAGAATTACCAATTCACTATATTTTAATGCTTGAATACTATTACTTCCATTCAAATCATTCGTAGCAACACCTCGAGATTCCTCTAGCAAACAATAATCATGCTGATCGCTCTTCGTTAATCCCCCTTGGGTAAGCTCTGGTAAAACATGAACAGTTGCTACGTACAAAAATGTTCCAGCGGAGAATAGCATAGCTATACCAGTGGCATTTACGGAATTTAACGTGTCCTTCTGCTCCTGTCCGATTCCAAAATACGTTAAAATAGTCATAAGGGGAGCCGACAGGGAAAATAAGACTAGGTGTCTGCGAATTTGATGTCTGTCTACTTTTTCGTGCAGTAGGAATGTCACTAATCCGAATGCTGCTGGTGCCTTATGAAGCATTATAgctaaaaatacaattatcTCAACATCTTGATGGCTAGTGGTGGCAGCTGCTCCCAATGCAACTCCATCAGCTGCAAAAGTACGCCAATTTTAAGATATGGTGGGTACACCAATATAAGCTTATTTACCTGCAGCATGCACAACCAATCCAAGAGTTAGTgtggcattgttttttttattacttccAACATTAGTCTTCCGCTGAGAAATATCCACCAACATCATGAAGACAAATCCAAGCACAAGAGAAAGTCCAATGGTCTGTGAGTAATCTGGTTGCTCCGGAACCGATGTCCGTTTTTGGGATTGGCCAAACCCAACATACAATGATCGAATGCCCTCCGGAATAATAACAACGAGAGCAGTTCCCACTAACAATCCAGCTCCCAGCACAGTGACACATTTTAGCTTTTCCTTTAATGACATTTATTAAGTAGATCAAATTAATGCACTAGTGGTGCTCCAAATACctcacatttaattttttttgtattttaaaatgccattGTTTAGTACCGACCTCGCTTAATTTCATCAACATCGGTATGCTCCCTGCCAAATAAGACCCCACAAGCATAACCAACACTAATAAAATGAGAATTATTGTCTCTTCAGCCATGATTGCCcaacttaattttaatgagcaTAATATCATCAAAGTTACATGTTTTTGCCAACTCAATCGCTAGAGATGAGCGTtattaagattttaaaaaCGCATATTGCAGCAACCAACTGTGGAACTTATACCATATTCTACAAAAACACTTCAACCAAATAAACATCTCAACCTATACAATTTTTACAGACGTACGAAATGTTCCAAGACTATGAACAGTGCCTTTAAGTTATTATATTTCATGTTTTACCCCctaaatttttattcaaactCATTGCAAACAGTTTAGATGGTCCGAT
This region of Drosophila simulans strain w501 chromosome 4, Prin_Dsim_3.1, whole genome shotgun sequence genomic DNA includes:
- the LOC6724701 gene encoding zinc transporter ZIP9 isoform X2 is translated as MMLVDISQRKTNVGSNKKNNATLTLGLVVHAAADGVALGAAATTSHQDVEIIVFLAIMLHKAPAAFGLVTFLLHEKVDRHQIRRHLVLFSLSAPLMTILTYFGIGQEQKDTLNSVNATGIAMLFSAGTFLYVATVHVLPELTQGGLTKSDQHDYCLLEESRGVATNDLNGSNSIQALKYSELVILICGALLPLIITFGHNHQ
- the LOC6724701 gene encoding zinc transporter ZIP9-B isoform X1, translated to MILCSLKLSWAIMAEETIILILLVLVMLVGSYLAGSIPMLMKLSEEKLKCVTVLGAGLLVGTALVVIIPEGIRSLYVGFGQSQKRTSVPEQPDYSQTIGLSLVLGFVFMMLVDISQRKTNVGSNKKNNATLTLGLVVHAAADGVALGAAATTSHQDVEIIVFLAIMLHKAPAAFGLVTFLLHEKVDRHQIRRHLVLFSLSAPLMTILTYFGIGQEQKDTLNSVNATGIAMLFSAGTFLYVATVHVLPELTQGGLTKSDQHDYCLLEESRGVATNDLNGSNSIQALKYSELVILICGALLPLIITFGHNHQ